gTTTAATTCTCTGTTGATAGAAATGTTATCCACGTGAATTTCTCGCTTTTGAGTTATCCAAATGAAATACAGTACATGGGAAGACATGTTTTCAGTAAAGGACCTGTGGTCGTGTTGAGCGATGCTCACACACAACAACGGCAAGTTTATTCATCCATTTTATTTACTCATAGAGTATTCCTCGAGATTATTTATCAGTAATCACATGCACACAGGCATGCATCGAGGACTGACGCTAGATTTAGATCTTAGTATGTTGTTACTGCGTTACTTGCTGGATCAAAAGCCCTTCAACGAAGGGCCTCTGGTTGTAGCAGTCGAGGTTGCTCCCGTAGCCGACGCCAAGGATGTTGCAGTAGCGCTGGTAGAACCCGATCCGGTCGGCAACACGGCTGTCCTGCCCCCTGCCGCACTCGAGCCCGCcgttgatgatgttggtgatgacgCCATAGCCAGGCACCCTTCCCGCCGCGTTGTCGGCAGCCGTTGGCGTCCACTGGCCCGTGATCACGGTGTGGGATGACGGCTTGTTCGCTTGCGGCGTCATCCAGAACCACAACGCCGTCTCGAACGACACCGTGGCATCGGTCGCCACCAGGTCCGGGTTGTTGAGCAGGTCCACGCCAATGGCGCGCCCCGCGGGGCCGTAGTTGTAGTTCCCGGAGAGCATGATGGGGCCGCGGCCGTAGTACTGCCTTCCTTGTGCGCACGGCCACTCCGACGATGGCTGGCAGTAGTCGGGCGGTGAGCCCAGCTCCCGCTTGTAGCAATATCCCCAGGAGTAGGGGCCGTCGGGTGCGGTGGCCCACCCGCCGGTGGTCTCGTGGGAGGTCTGCCCGAAGAAGgctgccacctcctgcttccgcgtCTCGGTGCTCCCCGTGGTGCCGAAGGCCGGGAACGCGGCGGCCGCGGCCAGGAATGCGTCGTACGTGTAGAACCCGCCGGCATCTGTGCACTGGTTGCTGTGGAGCAGGAACTGCTGGAAGATGTCCCTTGACGATCAACTCCACGTTCAATTTGATCCTCTAATCACGGCGAGGCCCTCACAGAGAAAATCACGGGCTCATGCAGGTGCTATATTGCTTGCATGCTGTAGAAAAACGGCCAAAGGAAGAAACATCACGGTACAGAGAAAATAATGGCTAACAGCCGCGCCACCCAGATCACTTTCCATAGCAGGTCGCCCTTCGACGCCCGCGCTATCGCATGTCGCCCACCTCGCCACAGTCGTGCGCACGTCACCCACCTTGCCAGCGCACCCGTGCACGTCGTCGCTGGTAGTGGTTGGCCGGTCCGCTCGATCCGGCCCGGGCTTCAGTGCCGCCGGTCCGGTCCTTGAAACCAGGACCGCGAGGCtggtcggtccggtccggtccggaccgccggcggccggtccaaacggtggctcggtcagggaccggaccg
The window above is part of the Triticum aestivum cultivar Chinese Spring chromosome 2A, IWGSC CS RefSeq v2.1, whole genome shotgun sequence genome. Proteins encoded here:
- the LOC123186778 gene encoding basic endochitinase A-like, whose protein sequence is MRGPRRVAAILAIVLAAALATAARAQQCGSQAGGATCPNCLCCSRFGYCGSTSDYCGAGCQSQCSGCGPTPPGPSPGGGVSSIISQGGHGPGRDIFQQFLLHSNQCTDAGGFYTYDAFLAAAAAFPAFGTTGSTETRKQEVAAFFGQTSHETTGGWATAPDGPYSWGYCYKRELGSPPDYCQPSSEWPCAQGRQYYGRGPIMLSGNYNYGPAGRAIGVDLLNNPDLVATDATVSFETALWFWMTPQANKPSSHTVITGQWTPTAADNAAGRVPGYGVITNIINGGLECGRGQDSRVADRIGFYQRYCNILGVGYGSNLDCYNQRPFVEGLLIQQVTQ